Part of the Aquabacterium sp. NJ1 genome, CCGCGAAGGTCGCTCACAACTGTTCGGCTGGCGATCTCGGCCCACTGATTCGACATCCAATTGAAAAGAGCCAGCCCCTGACAAGTCGTCAGCCACCCGCGGTCAGTGCGAGCAGCACGTCGGCATACCAGGCGCAGTTCAGCCCCGGCGATTCGTCTCGCACTTGGTCTCGGTCGCACATGTCCATGCGGGTCGAATGCACGCCGAGCAGGTGCCAGCTCGCGGTAGAGGCCCCCTGATGGCCGACGGTGCGCCGCCGCACGACCGGTGAGCCACTGCTGCCACGGTGGGTGCGCGCATCGGTCAGGAAACAGCCCTGTCGCTGGAAGCGCACGCCGTAGGCCGAGGCCAGGGTGGCACTTCGCGCCACGGCCAAATGGTGCACCGTGTCGTGAAAGCCGAGGGGGAAGCCTGCGATCGCCAACGCATCGCCGACCACGATCTCTTCTCCACGGGCGTCCAGATGGGTTTCGTCGAACGCCATCAGCACAGCCTCTGCGGGCAGACTGGTGGCGGGGATCGCCATCACCGCCACATCGACGGCGTCACCACTGTCCACCGCCTCGCGCCATTGGCTGAGGCCAGCTTGGTACAAGGGCAGCGAGAGCACGGTATGGCGGGTCAGATCCTGCGCGTGCGTGTGCAATCCGATCTCGATGCGATCTGGAAAGTGCGAACGGTCGGCATCGGCAAAGACGTGCCGATTGCTCACCAGGAACAACTGGTCTGCGCGCCGATAGAAGAAGCCGCTGGCGCGGTTCTGAA contains:
- a CDS encoding serine protease, coding for MKNLQQATERICELKGSLVALDALLPAVIETLSAPALAKLMVSFDAHAEAARTVMLHSDMSDVVLMTFEREVARNRALLQRRQSPGDRTAWTGAADALLLTTTQITTFVGSVVQNRASGFFYRRADQLFLVSNRHVFADADRSHFPDRIEIGLHTHAQDLTRHTVLSLPLYQAGLSQWREAVDSGDAVDVAVMAIPATSLPAEAVLMAFDETHLDARGEEIVVGDALAIAGFPLGFHDTVHHLAVARSATLASAYGVRFQRQGCFLTDARTHRGSSGSPVVRRRTVGHQGASTASWHLLGVHSTRMDMCDRDQVRDESPGLNCAWYADVLLALTAGG